From a single Candidatus Delongbacteria bacterium genomic region:
- a CDS encoding PAS domain-containing protein yields MAMDNSSSGHGGYVDNPDRTQELAALRHAVESAKVAIIHLDGELRIQDVNPAAAQLLNESKAGLESEVYGLNLVQLIGASLKPVFALGENISSERPGDWRLKSASRSWRFNWVPMTGSANEPGGGTLQITDETRSVETETRAASLESLIEGSQTYYMTCDRNLCITYLNPSVKAMFRKYQLEIRKFLSTFDVDNLIGQNIDQFHRTPDHQRRLLANPSLLPVTSEVRIGELEFGVTANMLSDGQGKPIGIGVEWADRNAYVGYRRETGQVLNGVKQGDLSQRGDVQRLNEVYAPMMAGINEILDALTDPINVARDALRKIAARDLTVRITNDYEGDHAIIKRNLNKAMDILENAFMQISISVNQVGRASGQIADGAKKIADGANLQASSIEEISSSLEEMSSMVAQNADNAEQARGLARTAQVAAEKGGNAMGRMVEAIGRIKSSSDQTSKIIKTIDEIAFQTNLLALNAAVEAARAGDAGKGFAVVAEEVRNLAQRSAEAARNTADMIEESVRNAEGGVRISDEVSVVLSEIIDSNTKVNNLITEIAAASKEQSDGIRQINDAVVTMDRVTQENAANSEQSASSAQHLNEQVHSLRAMVSTFRTRTPKRRETPQDAPVRSSAAPLRSSATRVQPMTSRVENSPKRVLAPALAPEDVFPLDSDDDFGDF; encoded by the coding sequence ATGGCAATGGACAACTCATCCTCAGGCCACGGCGGGTATGTGGACAATCCGGACCGCACCCAGGAGCTGGCAGCCCTCCGGCATGCCGTCGAGTCCGCGAAGGTCGCGATCATCCATCTGGACGGGGAGCTGCGTATACAGGATGTCAACCCTGCGGCTGCCCAGCTGCTGAACGAGTCGAAGGCTGGACTTGAGTCCGAGGTCTACGGTCTGAATCTGGTGCAACTGATCGGGGCAAGTCTCAAGCCTGTGTTCGCTCTGGGCGAGAACATCTCTTCCGAACGGCCAGGCGACTGGCGCCTCAAATCCGCAAGCCGTTCCTGGCGTTTCAACTGGGTACCCATGACGGGGAGTGCAAACGAGCCCGGGGGCGGCACCCTGCAGATCACGGATGAGACCAGATCGGTGGAAACTGAAACACGTGCCGCCAGTCTCGAATCGCTGATCGAAGGATCACAGACCTATTACATGACCTGCGACCGCAACCTCTGCATCACCTACCTGAATCCCTCGGTCAAGGCGATGTTCCGCAAGTATCAGCTGGAGATCCGGAAGTTCCTGTCCACCTTTGATGTGGACAACCTGATTGGTCAGAACATCGACCAGTTTCACCGCACGCCCGATCATCAGCGACGCCTGCTGGCCAATCCATCCTTGTTGCCCGTGACATCCGAAGTCCGGATCGGTGAGCTGGAATTCGGAGTCACCGCGAACATGCTGAGCGATGGGCAAGGCAAGCCGATCGGCATCGGTGTTGAGTGGGCTGACCGCAATGCGTATGTCGGCTACCGACGTGAAACGGGCCAGGTGCTGAACGGTGTGAAACAGGGCGATCTGTCGCAGCGCGGCGATGTCCAGCGTCTGAATGAAGTCTACGCACCGATGATGGCCGGGATCAATGAGATCCTGGATGCATTGACCGATCCCATCAACGTGGCCCGGGATGCCCTGCGCAAGATTGCCGCACGGGATCTTACCGTGCGCATCACCAATGACTATGAAGGTGATCACGCGATCATCAAGCGGAATCTGAACAAGGCGATGGACATCCTCGAGAACGCCTTCATGCAGATCAGCATCTCGGTCAATCAGGTGGGACGCGCTTCGGGGCAGATTGCCGACGGCGCCAAGAAGATCGCCGACGGCGCCAACCTGCAGGCGAGCAGCATCGAGGAGATCTCATCCTCCCTCGAGGAAATGTCGTCGATGGTAGCCCAGAATGCCGACAATGCGGAACAGGCCCGTGGGCTTGCACGCACCGCCCAGGTCGCCGCGGAGAAGGGCGGCAACGCCATGGGCCGGATGGTGGAAGCCATTGGCCGCATCAAGTCCAGCAGCGACCAGACATCCAAGATCATCAAGACCATTGATGAGATCGCATTCCAGACGAATCTGCTGGCGCTCAACGCGGCCGTCGAGGCGGCCAGGGCCGGCGACGCGGGCAAGGGGTTTGCGGTGGTGGCCGAGGAAGTGCGCAATCTGGCCCAGCGCAGTGCCGAAGCCGCGCGCAACACGGCGGACATGATCGAGGAATCGGTTCGCAACGCCGAGGGTGGTGTGCGGATTTCCGACGAGGTCAGTGTGGTCCTCAGCGAGATCATCGACAGCAATACCAAGGTCAACAATCTGATCACGGAAATCGCGGCCGCCTCCAAGGAGCAGTCCGACGGGATCCGCCAGATCAATGATGCGGTCGTGACCATGGATCGTGTCACCCAGGAGAATGCGGCGAATTCCGAGCAATCCGCCAGCTCGGCCCAGCACCTGAATGAGCAGGTTCATTCTCTGCGGGCCATGGTGAGCACGTTCCGGACACGCACCCCCAAGCGTCGTGAAACACCTCAGGACGCGCCCGTCAGGTCGTCCGCAGCACCCCTCAGGTCATCGGCCACACGGGTCCAGCCCATGACCTCGCGCGTCGAAAACAGTCCGAAGCGTGTGCTGGCACCGGCGCTTGCGCCCGAAGACGTGTTCCCGCTTGACTCGGATGATGACTTCGGTGATTTCTGA
- a CDS encoding methyltransferase domain-containing protein, giving the protein MNSRPTGSAFPVMGEEDSTSVNTRSAVEIFDSKSYTRFCDLVYDQCGILLNEKKRSLVEARLGKRLRQLNLDSLKSYITLLEHGEGREEMVQMLNLISTNVTSFFRENEHFNLLHRLVDDWAGQGVKRLRIWCAAASTGEEPWSLAMVIQEAAAGRIADIKLLGTDISTRVLEQCQRAEYEDRKLEPVSSARRERWFQRVAAANGEVHWRVRDELRRLALFRRLNLVRTPYPMKGPLDVIFCRNVMIYFDNPTRKRLMENMEQLLRPGGYLFVGHSESLAGSLSSLQRVAPSVYRRETP; this is encoded by the coding sequence TTGAATTCCCGACCGACCGGCTCCGCATTCCCGGTGATGGGCGAGGAAGACTCCACGTCCGTCAACACACGGTCAGCGGTCGAAATCTTCGACAGCAAGAGCTACACACGTTTCTGCGATCTGGTATACGACCAGTGTGGCATCCTGCTGAATGAGAAGAAGCGTTCGCTGGTGGAAGCCCGTCTCGGAAAGCGCCTGCGCCAGTTGAATCTGGACAGTCTCAAGTCCTACATCACCCTGCTGGAGCATGGTGAGGGGCGCGAAGAGATGGTCCAGATGCTGAATCTGATTTCCACCAATGTGACCAGTTTCTTCCGCGAGAACGAGCATTTCAATCTGCTGCATCGCCTGGTGGATGATTGGGCCGGGCAGGGCGTCAAGCGGCTCCGGATCTGGTGCGCGGCTGCTTCCACGGGCGAGGAGCCCTGGAGCCTGGCCATGGTGATACAGGAGGCTGCGGCCGGTCGGATCGCCGACATCAAGCTGCTGGGGACCGACATTTCGACCCGGGTGCTCGAGCAGTGTCAGCGTGCCGAGTACGAGGATCGCAAGCTTGAGCCCGTATCGTCCGCACGACGCGAACGCTGGTTCCAGCGAGTGGCCGCCGCCAACGGCGAGGTGCATTGGCGAGTTCGCGATGAGTTGCGACGATTGGCCCTGTTCCGACGATTGAACCTGGTGCGAACTCCCTACCCCATGAAGGGACCACTGGACGTGATCTTCTGTCGGAACGTCATGATCTACTTCGACAATCCGACACGCAAGCGATTGATGGAAAACATGGAGCAGCTGCTCAGGCCCGGAGGGTATCTCTTCGTTGGTCACAGCGAAAGCCTGGCCGGCAGTCTGAGCAGTCTCCAGCGTGTCGCCCCTTCCGTCTATCGGCGTGAGACGCCGTGA
- a CDS encoding purine-binding chemotaxis protein CheW, with the protein MMEGCVESKPNQVAGDAGKYLTFTLGAETYGLEILVVREIIGLMDVTPVPRTPRYIRGVINLRGRIIPVVDLRTKFGLPPATDTPETCIIVVDIPDGESSLQMSVVVDTVSEVLDISGEAIEEPPSIGAGECRSFIRGIARNELGIKVLLDMREVLRADGLVPISETLEKSIA; encoded by the coding sequence ATGATGGAGGGATGTGTGGAGTCGAAACCGAATCAGGTGGCCGGTGATGCCGGCAAGTACCTGACGTTCACGCTGGGTGCTGAAACCTACGGGCTTGAAATCCTGGTCGTCCGGGAGATCATCGGCCTGATGGATGTGACACCCGTTCCGCGAACACCCAGATACATCCGGGGCGTGATCAACCTGCGCGGACGGATCATCCCGGTGGTGGATCTGCGCACCAAGTTCGGCCTGCCCCCGGCCACGGACACTCCCGAGACATGCATCATCGTCGTCGACATTCCCGATGGGGAAAGTTCACTGCAGATGAGTGTGGTCGTCGACACCGTATCCGAAGTGCTGGACATCTCAGGGGAAGCCATCGAGGAACCGCCCTCGATCGGAGCCGGCGAATGCCGGAGCTTCATTCGCGGAATCGCGCGCAACGAGTTGGGAATAAAGGTCCTCCTGGACATGCGGGAAGTTCTGCGCGCCGATGGCCTGGTGCCCATTTCAGAAACACTTGAAAAATCAATCGCCTGA
- a CDS encoding HDOD domain-containing protein gives MSRREDIINKVQTVKGLPASTMDALRMLNDPSFRIADLAKAIEFDPGMTGNVLRLANSSYFGAAREICTVRESITRLGLRNLFNVMVTSAAAPLFQAGINGYDLPPGKLWIQSVATAVGTDKICGCLHRPANELGFTTGLLLDVGKLVLGSFLEVDGDDILDLVRRDGISFDAAEREVLGIDHAEVGSILLGRWQLPVTICDTVRWHHRPELAVAGSQLLDLVHLSERLTHVSGNSQGVDQGHYHYSESSFNRLGYTSDLDQDVLAEVEEAIHELDGAFAGAA, from the coding sequence TTGAGCCGTCGAGAAGACATCATCAACAAGGTCCAGACTGTCAAGGGGCTGCCCGCGTCCACCATGGATGCACTGCGCATGCTCAACGATCCCTCGTTCCGCATCGCGGATCTGGCGAAAGCCATTGAATTCGATCCCGGCATGACCGGCAATGTGTTGCGCCTGGCCAACTCCAGCTACTTCGGCGCCGCTCGCGAAATCTGCACGGTACGCGAATCGATCACACGACTTGGACTGCGCAACCTGTTCAATGTGATGGTCACGTCAGCGGCCGCCCCGTTGTTCCAGGCCGGAATCAATGGGTACGATCTGCCCCCCGGAAAACTCTGGATCCAGTCCGTGGCCACTGCGGTGGGTACCGACAAGATCTGCGGCTGCCTGCACAGGCCCGCCAATGAACTGGGATTCACCACGGGATTGCTGCTGGATGTGGGAAAGCTTGTGCTCGGATCCTTTCTGGAAGTTGATGGCGACGATATTCTGGATCTGGTCAGGCGCGACGGCATTTCCTTCGACGCGGCCGAGCGTGAAGTACTGGGCATCGACCACGCGGAGGTGGGCAGCATCCTGCTGGGGCGTTGGCAGCTACCGGTCACGATCTGTGATACGGTGCGCTGGCATCATCGGCCAGAGCTGGCCGTGGCCGGCAGCCAGCTGCTGGATCTGGTGCATCTTTCCGAGAGACTGACTCACGTCTCGGGCAACAGTCAGGGCGTCGATCAGGGGCATTACCATTATTCCGAAAGCAGTTTCAATCGTCTGGGGTACACCTCGGATCTGGACCAGGACGTGCTCGCGGAAGTGGAAGAAGCAATCCACGAACTCGATGGTGCGTTCGCGGGGGCCGCATGA
- a CDS encoding chemotaxis protein CheA yields the protein MSENILRDFLENLPGTLDEIQHVLLGLENNPEASSFAELRRHLHTIKSDAGLLGQKDVELLCHAAEDLLRAEDQQLAIDPFFLAWDWLKRQLDWVVNDEEQPESHEEVLAVLVSAASTGGSKGAQSIAPLSMEDEFSFEPVCHSECQEPEEDCWAVLPQDRLLLGDFLQESLEHLENVDVLLLRLEKHRDEQEDLNGVFRAFHTIKGLSGFFGLEAMRRLAHHTETVLDRVRKKDQPLTETIVDLLYDSIDVLKTMIEALKEGLNQGLERVELPSAQSLITALMDAWDQIDFQSSGSPQDDRPLGAILMARQQLDPASLAAGLLEQSRSEPPRLGEILIEQGMTSRRLVQQALARQESGERQPIGKLLLEQRQVSPEDLEIALSKQEGHAPRRLGEVLVKSGQVSARDVSHALRSQTQSVDTGRKPLDSSFAQSVKVDSRKLDLLVDTIGELVIAETLVVQNPELRSVARSPKLVQLIAQLDKISRDLQEMATGLRLVPIQPVFDKMARLARDLSRKTNKPLHFHLDGEDTQLDKSVVDRIGDPLLHLVRNAVDHGLESDPDQRVASGKPAKGNLSLRAWQRGGSIWIELQDDGQGLNPEALRQTAIQRGLIPVDSQLGPKELQQLIFLPGFSTSRQVTDISGRGVGMDVVRESINALRGTIHLDSEVGRGTTFRIQLPLTMAIIEGMLVRAGGQTYVLPSQSIVRLVEPAQAQLEQIIGRGVALRQPEGMLPLVDLAATFGRTEMETRNGAVLIIVEHLERRFALLVNRVLGQQQVVIKSLGATLRGVPGISGGCILGDGRVGLILDVGGLTCPTCELNPVMPGSRSSGTVDSPLAGR from the coding sequence GTGAGTGAGAACATTCTGCGGGACTTTCTCGAGAACCTGCCAGGGACTCTGGACGAGATCCAGCACGTGCTGCTCGGCCTTGAAAACAATCCCGAGGCGAGCAGCTTCGCTGAGTTGCGTCGGCACTTGCACACAATCAAGAGCGATGCAGGTCTGCTGGGGCAAAAGGATGTGGAATTGCTTTGCCATGCGGCAGAGGATCTGCTTCGAGCCGAAGATCAGCAGCTGGCCATCGACCCGTTCTTTCTGGCCTGGGATTGGTTGAAGCGCCAACTCGACTGGGTCGTCAATGACGAGGAACAACCCGAGTCACATGAAGAAGTGTTGGCCGTACTGGTCAGCGCGGCGTCGACGGGTGGCTCGAAGGGTGCGCAGAGTATTGCTCCCCTATCAATGGAGGATGAGTTCAGCTTCGAGCCAGTCTGCCACTCGGAATGCCAGGAACCGGAAGAAGACTGCTGGGCTGTGTTGCCGCAAGACAGGCTGCTGCTTGGAGATTTCCTTCAGGAGTCACTCGAGCACCTCGAGAATGTCGATGTGCTCCTGCTCAGGCTCGAAAAGCACAGGGATGAGCAAGAAGATCTGAACGGTGTGTTCCGGGCTTTTCACACGATCAAAGGCCTGTCCGGATTCTTCGGCCTCGAGGCCATGCGCCGGTTGGCCCACCATACGGAAACGGTGCTTGACCGAGTCAGGAAGAAGGATCAACCCCTGACCGAGACGATCGTCGATCTGTTGTACGACTCGATAGACGTTCTCAAGACCATGATCGAAGCTCTCAAAGAAGGATTGAACCAGGGGCTTGAGCGAGTCGAGCTTCCCTCTGCCCAGTCTCTGATCACTGCCCTGATGGATGCTTGGGACCAGATCGATTTCCAGAGTTCGGGATCGCCACAGGACGACCGCCCCCTGGGGGCGATTCTGATGGCCCGCCAACAGCTGGATCCGGCATCACTGGCAGCCGGACTTCTGGAACAGTCACGCTCGGAGCCACCCAGACTCGGTGAAATCCTGATCGAACAGGGAATGACCTCACGCCGCCTCGTCCAACAGGCTCTGGCGCGCCAGGAATCCGGGGAACGGCAGCCCATTGGAAAGCTGCTGCTGGAGCAACGCCAGGTCAGCCCTGAGGATCTGGAGATCGCGTTGTCCAAGCAGGAAGGCCATGCGCCACGGCGCCTGGGTGAGGTACTGGTGAAAAGCGGGCAGGTCAGTGCACGGGATGTGAGCCATGCGCTGCGAAGCCAAACCCAGTCCGTGGACACTGGGCGAAAGCCCTTGGACTCCAGCTTCGCACAGAGTGTGAAGGTGGACTCCCGGAAACTGGACCTGCTCGTTGATACCATTGGCGAACTGGTGATTGCCGAAACTCTGGTGGTACAAAACCCCGAACTCAGGAGCGTGGCCCGCTCCCCGAAGCTGGTCCAGCTGATCGCCCAACTGGACAAAATCTCACGCGACTTGCAGGAAATGGCCACCGGACTGCGTCTGGTGCCGATCCAACCCGTTTTCGACAAGATGGCGCGCCTCGCCCGCGATCTGTCCCGCAAGACGAACAAACCCCTCCACTTCCATCTGGATGGCGAAGACACGCAGCTTGACAAGAGTGTTGTGGACCGCATCGGGGATCCCCTGCTGCATCTGGTCCGGAATGCGGTGGATCACGGACTTGAGAGTGATCCTGACCAGCGTGTCGCATCGGGCAAGCCGGCCAAAGGAAACCTGAGCCTCAGGGCCTGGCAGCGCGGTGGCAGCATCTGGATCGAACTTCAGGACGATGGCCAGGGTCTGAATCCCGAGGCTCTGCGGCAAACGGCGATTCAGCGCGGATTGATTCCCGTGGATTCCCAACTGGGCCCCAAGGAACTGCAGCAGCTGATCTTTCTTCCCGGCTTCAGTACATCGCGTCAGGTCACGGACATTTCCGGGCGCGGGGTCGGAATGGATGTCGTGCGGGAATCCATCAATGCCCTGCGCGGCACGATCCATCTCGACAGTGAGGTCGGCAGGGGCACCACCTTCCGGATACAATTGCCACTGACGATGGCGATCATCGAAGGCATGCTTGTGCGAGCGGGGGGCCAGACCTACGTGCTGCCATCCCAGTCCATCGTCAGGCTGGTGGAGCCGGCACAGGCCCAACTCGAGCAGATCATCGGTCGTGGAGTCGCGCTGCGACAACCCGAAGGCATGCTTCCGCTGGTGGATCTGGCGGCCACATTCGGACGGACGGAAATGGAAACGCGCAATGGTGCGGTCCTGATCATCGTGGAACATCTGGAACGCCGATTCGCACTGCTTGTGAACCGGGTCCTTGGCCAGCAGCAAGTCGTGATCAAGAGCCTCGGAGCCACCCTTCGTGGGGTGCCCGGCATCTCCGGCGGCTGCATCCTCGGAGACGGTCGGGTTGGCCTGATTCTGGATGTCGGCGGGCTGACCTGTCCGACCTGCGAACTAAATCCCGTCATGCCCGGCTCAAGAAGCTCCGGCACTGTGGATTCGCCTTTGGCCGGTCGATAG
- a CDS encoding chemotaxis response regulator protein-glutamate methylesterase codes for MPVKVLVVDDSAVVRRIFSEELSRDPELEVVGTAIDPYAARDQILALKPDVLTLDIEMPRMDGITFLRKLMKFHPLPVIVVSSLTPRGGDLAMEALAAGAVDVLCKPGSSYTVGDMTRELAEKLKGAARISPDRLRSDPERPAIQRLSMTRTTHKIVAIGTSTGGTEALRDVLSAMPANAPAMLIVQHMPENFTRSFANRLNEESAMSVHEAEDGEILSPGKALIAPGNRHLMLARSGAVYKAVVKDGPRVSRHRPSVDVLFKSVARYGGANALGVIMTGMGKDGAEGLLEMKQQGARTIGQDEQSSVVYGMPREAHLLGAVDEQLPLSRIAARILAVAGSD; via the coding sequence ATGCCGGTCAAGGTTCTCGTGGTGGACGATTCAGCCGTCGTGCGCAGAATCTTCAGTGAGGAACTCTCGCGCGATCCGGAGCTGGAAGTGGTGGGCACCGCCATCGACCCCTACGCGGCCCGGGACCAGATTCTGGCGCTCAAGCCGGATGTGCTCACCCTGGACATCGAAATGCCCCGCATGGATGGCATCACCTTCCTGCGCAAGCTGATGAAGTTCCATCCCCTGCCGGTGATCGTGGTCAGTTCGCTGACTCCGCGCGGCGGGGATCTGGCCATGGAAGCCCTGGCCGCGGGGGCCGTGGATGTGCTGTGCAAGCCCGGTTCGTCCTACACGGTTGGCGACATGACCCGGGAGCTGGCGGAGAAGCTCAAGGGAGCGGCCCGGATCTCGCCCGACCGTCTGCGATCCGACCCCGAACGCCCTGCGATCCAGCGCCTGTCAATGACCCGCACCACGCACAAGATCGTCGCGATCGGTACTTCCACCGGTGGTACCGAGGCCTTGCGCGACGTGCTGTCCGCCATGCCCGCCAACGCTCCGGCCATGCTCATCGTGCAGCACATGCCCGAGAATTTCACCCGCTCGTTTGCCAATCGGCTCAACGAAGAATCGGCGATGTCGGTTCACGAGGCCGAGGATGGTGAGATCCTGTCTCCGGGCAAGGCACTCATCGCGCCGGGCAACCGTCACCTGATGCTGGCCCGCTCGGGAGCCGTATACAAGGCGGTCGTGAAGGATGGCCCGCGCGTATCTCGACATCGTCCATCCGTGGACGTGCTGTTCAAGTCCGTCGCCCGCTACGGTGGTGCCAATGCGCTGGGCGTGATCATGACCGGAATGGGCAAGGACGGCGCCGAGGGACTGCTTGAGATGAAGCAGCAGGGCGCCAGGACCATTGGGCAGGACGAGCAGAGCAGTGTGGTATACGGCATGCCGCGGGAAGCCCACTTGCTGGGGGCGGTGGACGAACAGCTTCCTTTGTCCCGAATCGCGGCTCGCATTCTGGCCGTTGCCGGGTCGGACTGA
- a CDS encoding SDR family oxidoreductase: MKDSTPRALVTGGSSGIGRELVLGLDSRGWQVDFCGRNAHGLDETARHTNSALGFQCDLALHSDTLKLVHDLAARGPLNLLVNNAGSFQPGLLESQDASMIAREIQINLVAPLQLLSELLRADLFSRDSRIITILSVAANTVFSGSSIYGGAKAGLAQAMNVVREELREKGILVCNVHPGATLTPAWGEQGQKLAEKLMPAESLARIILDSCLGDPRVLVEELVLRPPTGDL, encoded by the coding sequence GTGAAGGACTCAACGCCCAGAGCACTTGTCACCGGTGGAAGCAGCGGAATCGGTCGGGAGCTTGTACTCGGGTTGGACTCCAGAGGCTGGCAAGTCGATTTCTGTGGCAGAAATGCGCATGGCCTTGATGAAACGGCCAGGCATACGAATTCAGCATTGGGGTTTCAGTGTGACCTTGCATTGCACTCGGACACTCTGAAACTGGTCCATGATCTGGCAGCCCGCGGCCCCTTGAATCTGCTGGTGAACAATGCGGGGTCTTTCCAGCCCGGCCTGCTGGAGAGTCAGGACGCGTCCATGATTGCGCGTGAGATCCAGATCAATCTCGTGGCACCTCTGCAATTGTTGTCCGAGCTGTTGCGAGCTGACCTGTTCTCAAGGGACAGCAGGATCATCACCATCTTGAGCGTCGCAGCAAACACTGTGTTTTCAGGGAGTTCGATCTATGGTGGCGCGAAGGCTGGGCTGGCGCAGGCAATGAATGTCGTTCGTGAGGAACTGCGCGAGAAAGGCATTCTGGTGTGCAATGTCCATCCCGGAGCCACCCTGACCCCTGCCTGGGGCGAGCAAGGACAAAAGCTGGCAGAAAAGCTGATGCCGGCAGAATCATTGGCCCGGATCATACTGGACAGCTGCCTGGGCGATCCAAGGGTTCTGGTGGAAGAGCTCGTTCTCCGCCCGCCAACGGGAGATTTATAG
- a CDS encoding response regulator — MERRFLLPGESVFCRTETIISTLLGSCVAVCLYDNARCWGGMNHYMLPVNTGGSLEPGKYGDIAIHNLIAVARSAGSRKSNLVASVYGGGHVIGHLGAASVASVSGIPERNAEIALELLARFGIPVIHQDLGGRNGRKLHMNSTSNQIEVSIIQRMAEHAVVEERRERLAGRKARVLIVDDSATVRRLLRRCIEESGDLEVCGEAEDAYDAREKILELDPDLLTLDVIMPRMDGNTFLRKLMRYKPIPVVVVSTIAKEGSEMEQKLMASGAVSTIDKDSLKIYQGLERASEVVLPALRQALLAGAPRQTRTPA; from the coding sequence ATGGAACGCCGCTTCCTGCTTCCCGGTGAGTCCGTCTTCTGCCGTACGGAAACCATCATCTCAACCCTGCTGGGTTCCTGTGTGGCGGTCTGCCTGTACGACAATGCCCGCTGCTGGGGCGGCATGAACCACTACATGCTGCCCGTGAACACGGGCGGAAGTCTGGAACCGGGAAAGTACGGGGACATCGCGATCCACAACCTGATTGCGGTGGCCCGTTCGGCCGGCTCAAGGAAATCGAATCTGGTGGCCTCGGTCTATGGCGGCGGACACGTGATCGGTCATCTGGGCGCCGCCTCGGTGGCATCGGTCAGCGGCATTCCCGAACGCAACGCCGAGATCGCGCTTGAGCTGCTGGCCAGATTCGGCATTCCTGTGATCCATCAGGACCTGGGCGGACGCAACGGCCGCAAGCTGCACATGAACTCCACAAGCAACCAGATCGAGGTGTCCATCATCCAGCGCATGGCGGAACACGCGGTCGTGGAAGAGCGTCGTGAACGTCTGGCCGGCCGCAAGGCCAGAGTTCTGATCGTGGACGACAGCGCTACGGTGAGGCGACTTCTGCGGCGCTGCATCGAAGAGTCCGGGGACCTGGAAGTGTGCGGCGAGGCGGAGGATGCCTACGATGCCCGCGAGAAGATTCTGGAACTGGATCCCGACCTGCTCACGCTGGACGTGATCATGCCCCGCATGGATGGCAATACCTTCCTGCGCAAGCTGATGCGCTACAAGCCGATTCCCGTCGTGGTCGTCTCGACGATCGCCAAGGAAGGCAGCGAGATGGAGCAGAAGCTGATGGCCAGCGGAGCGGTCAGCACGATCGACAAGGATTCGCTGAAGATCTATCAGGGGTTGGAGCGGGCGAGCGAGGTCGTGCTGCCCGCCTTGCGACAGGCGCTGCTGGCAGGGGCTCCCCGGCAGACCAGGACGCCTGCCTGA
- a CDS encoding Bax inhibitor-1/YccA family protein → MDQRYNFADPALRDLSISERTSYIRKVFGLVLVGLLVAAAGAQVGMSPSILPLVAGSPFISFLLLIGMVIWAQKASNGPKAIPIFYGFTFVAGAVIAPVIYVTTHQLGGSQILANAMLLTGLNVVGLAAFSWFSKKDFSFLGGFLFIGLLTLIGAQLLNLFFFKSSSMVMATSIVGALLFNGFLLYDLSRVMNSSRQIPPTVAALTLFLDIFNLFLFILRIMGGNRD, encoded by the coding sequence ATGGACCAGCGTTACAATTTCGCCGATCCTGCACTGCGTGATCTGAGCATCAGCGAGCGAACGAGTTACATCCGGAAAGTGTTCGGTCTCGTTCTCGTCGGACTGCTTGTCGCGGCGGCGGGCGCGCAGGTGGGCATGTCTCCGTCGATTCTGCCGCTTGTCGCCGGTTCCCCGTTCATCTCCTTTCTGCTGTTGATAGGAATGGTGATCTGGGCCCAGAAGGCTTCCAACGGCCCCAAGGCGATACCGATCTTCTACGGCTTCACCTTCGTGGCAGGAGCCGTGATCGCGCCGGTGATCTACGTGACCACGCACCAATTGGGCGGCTCCCAGATTCTGGCCAATGCAATGCTTCTGACGGGCTTGAATGTGGTGGGACTGGCCGCGTTCAGCTGGTTCTCGAAGAAGGACTTCAGCTTCCTTGGGGGATTCCTGTTCATCGGGCTGCTGACCCTGATCGGAGCACAGCTCCTGAATCTCTTCTTCTTCAAGAGCAGCAGCATGGTGATGGCCACATCCATCGTTGGCGCATTGCTGTTCAATGGATTCCTGCTGTATGATCTGAGCAGGGTGATGAACAGCAGCCGCCAGATCCCCCCAACCGTAGCCGCGCTGACCCTTTTTCTTGATATCTTCAACCTGTTCCTTTTCATCCTGAGAATCATGGGTGGCAATCGGGACTGA